GcagttttaaaatgaatttggtCTTGCATAAACTGCAAAAACCGACTGCAACTCTTATTTAAAAATATCAGATGGGTAATTTCAGGCTGCATTTAAAGAAGTGTAGGATGAAAGTGAGAGTGTGGATAATGTGGAAATGTGATTTTGAAGTATTTGAGtatagaggtaggaggaaacaGACTAGCTCTTTCAAGAGCCCTAAAGAAGATTCACGGATAAAACGTAATGTgggtttcttaaaatatctgaTGCTGAAATCTCGACTGTAAGCGAGTGTACTTCAACAAGGTTATGTCAGAACGCTTTCCTGAACGCAAAGCTTTGTTTAACCTTAACGCTGCCACAACACAGCTATATCGTACAGGACCTGATGGAGACAGACTTGTACAAGCTGTTAAAGACGCAGCATTTGAGCAATGACCACATCTGTTACTTCTTGTACCAGATCTTGCGCGGTCTGAAGTACATACACTCGGCGAATGTTCTCCACCGAGACCTGAAACCTTCAAACCTGTTGCTCAACACTACCTGTGACCTCAAGGTAAGGCAGAGGTTCACCTCATTACTCCATTTATGAACCACAATATCATTTTTTGGGCACATCATTCATCCGATTTGTCCGAAACTACTCTATTATTCGTTTTGTCAGGTGTGATTTTAGCTACACTACTATTATATAAATCGTCTAATAGTACTTTTTTTTACCCTATATTTTCAGATCTGTGATTTTGGGCTTGCCCGGGTGGCGGATCCAGACCACGACCACACTGGGTTCCTGACGGAGTACGTAGCCACACGTTGGTATCGAGCACCAGAGATTATGCTCAATTCAAAGGTGAGGTATTCATTTCATGAATTATTAGTCTAATGCTTCAAATACATGTTTAAGGTATATGTCCCTTACTCTGGCTAATGACATTATTGTCTATGGGGCCattcaagttcgttatttcaaatgtggaCGTGCACGTGGTGCGACGCGCTCGTTTTTTCGAGTTAAAAAGatctcaacttttcagaatgccgcatGCGATGTGACAGAAACCTACGCGCCTAGCATTTTTCACGCGTTTTTAGGCGCGACCCCTAAGGTCACTTTACATGACATTTTCAACCAAAAAGCTGGAAACGTTTTATGCGTTTTAAGTCTTTCCTCActagtgttttttaaaaaatgctagtcagcggcagcattttttatgattttcaagCTTTCCTGaaaatctttcttttttaaatatataaaatatatcaaaaatacaatattttgagcaaaaagctgagataattccaaaaaagagttaaaatgaccagattttttaaatgaaaaggaGGAACATTTCTAAGTTCAATGgacaaaatatcattaaaatcttaGTTGTTATTAtatctatgaattaaaaaactgGTAATGTTTTCATCTTTTTCTTGTTGTGAGTTTGTGGAGAacagaacaccaaaaaacggGACTGGTCACCTTatattaccgtattttccggactataagtcgcactttttttcatagttcGGCTGGTCCTGctacttatagtcaggtgcgacttatatgtcaaaattaattcatactgactaaagcccggaatacactgcacgatttttgtcctcttataagatcattaccttatcacactgtgcgacatgtatagtttaaactcgggtacgagaggcgtgtagactgtacgatgatgacacggaagcttcggcggctgcgtcacacgttgcgtaacgtcaccagcatgcgctcgtggtaaacaaataccggcgcgcaggtcgtagcagcaaacacactgtgcgatgatcatgccgaatttctgacactgccagaaaactatcgtaggctatctttggacgcaagaccgggaaaacggccgtctttgaacctctctcactgtacgacataggaccaccgatggagagccacgatcacagaaatcgcgacgatagtttcacgatggcaatctttcatctgggacagccaattatcgtgcagtgtatcccgggcttaacataaaccaaaagaaaacattactgtctacagccacgagagggcgctatatgttgctcctgtagccttcccctgaaaaaaaaaaactgttaactaAAACATTAACTTACACACAATGgagaaagacttaacaaacaaaatgccccccaaaagaataacaattttctaaataaatgcgacttatagtccagtgcgacatATATGTTTTTTACTCTTCGTGACGCATTTTTTGACtggtgcgacttatactccggagcgacttatagtccggaaaatacggtacatGATGGCCATAACAATAGTGGCGGCCTACAGGACTGTGTTTGTGCTACTCAAGATACGGagtatattaaaggggacataccatgaaaatgtgaccttttcatgtttaagtgctataattgggtccccagtgcttttatcaacctagaaaatgtgtaaaagaacaaTCCTGcaacttaattttggtaaaccaattttctcaagcatgtaaaaaataggtcattgaaatttggctcctctggtgatgtcaaaaggggataataccatcccttaatctacactatccaaccacggcactgccatttagtgcagagatcagctcatttgcatttaaaaggacacacccaaaaacgccaCATTTACTTGCTACAAtgaattatctatatgatattttgagctaaaacttcacatatgtactctggggacaccaaagatttatttgacatcttaaagtcttgtgaaatgtccgcTTTCTCTTCTTCACACTTGTGTTACCacttttttttttcgttttataGTCCAGGGTCATTTGTAGTAATAAATCTACCTCATCATTCGTACAAACAAAATTGCTTGATGCTTACACCATCATAACGCTCTGTAGAAGAGTGCGTATCTGAGCTGGCTCATAGTGTTTCTTTATAAAGTAACATCGCCAACTACTGGTATGTTATGCTTAATACAGCATTTTTAGTCATTTTGCAGATAAATGTGAACAGGGATCATTTTTACTACGTTGTGGTGTGTATGTGAAATATTCCTGTACGCGTTCTTTTTTGGTACAATAGTTGTCgtgtaaatgtagcttaaaatatttgttttaataaagtagTTTGCTACTAAGTGATTACCGTATTCATATACTATGGAGCTTACATTGCACATTAAAAATGTACTCTGACATTACCATGTTGTATTTAGATTAGATATGAACATAGAAATTACAAAATGATATATTAATAAAGATTGTGTTACTGCagctgtttaaaacacattttctctttgtcttttttTAGGGTTACACTAAGTCTATTGATATCTGGTCAGTTGGTTGCATTCTGGCTGAGATGCTTTCAAACAGACCCATCTTTCCTGGGAAACACTACCTGGATCAGCTAAACCACATTTTAGGTGAATTTAGGTTTTTCATTTTCTGGATTTATTTTGCTATTTCTTGCTTTCTTTATTTCGTTCTTTTTTTCtgtgtcattttatttcttTCTCTATTATTCTTTCTGTCTGATTCCTTATTTCTCGGTTTCTTTCTTGCTTTCTTCCTTTTTTTGTCTGCATAATCATTTGTTTGTTCAATCTTTGTCtttcttctctttctttctcactcttttttctttctttctttctttctttctttctttctttctttcattctttctttctttctttctttccctttgtcattttcatgatttttttgctTTCTTTATTTCATTCTTTAATTCTGTGtcattctctttctttctctattATTCTCTTTGTTTGATTCTTTATTTCTcagtttctttcttttgttcttttttagtttttattctTCATTTGTTCGTTCAATCTTAATTTGTCtttctctttatttctttcattctttttccATGCCTtttctctctcgctctttctcatttattacattttttctttctttttctttctcattttctttcttttttttgctttctatattttgttcttttttatttttgttatttctgtGTCATTCTCTTTCTATTATTCTTTTTGTCTGTATCTTTATTTCTCTGTTTCTTTCTTGCCTTcattctttgtttgtttgtttgtttgttcgtaTGTTCGTATGGTCATTTGTTTGTTCAATCGTCTTTTCCCttctttctttcgttctttctttctttctttctttctttctttcgttttttctttcttacgttctttctttcgttttttctcattttctttctttctttctcattttcttgatttattttttttgctttctaGATTTCTCTGTTTTTTTCTTGCCTTCGtcctttgtttgtttgtttgtttgtttgtttgtttgttcgtaTGTTCGTATGGTCATTTGTTTGTTCAATCGTCTTttcccttctttctttctttctttctttctttctttcttttctttctttcctttattctttctttccttctttctttctttccttctttctttcgttttttctcattttctttctttttcattttcttgatttatttttttgcttactaGATTTCTCTGTTTCTTTCTTGCCTTCGtcctttgtttgtttgtttgtttgtttgttcgtaTGTTCGTATGGTCATTTGTTTGTTCAATCGTCTTttcccttctttctttctttcgttctttctttctttcgttctttctttctttctttcgttctttctttcgttttttctcattttctttctttctttctcattttcttgatttatttttttgctttctAGATTTCTCTGTTTCTTTCTTGCCTTCGtcctttgtttgtttgtttgtttgttcgtaTGGTCATTTGTTTGTTCAATCGTCTTTtcccttttttctttctttctttctttctttcgttctttctttctttcgttctttctttctttcgttctttctttcgttttttctcattttctttctttctttctcattttcttgatttatttttttgctttctAGGTTTCTCTGTTTCTTTCTTGCCTTCGtcctttgtttgtttgtttgtttgtttgtttgttcgtaTGGTCATTTGTTTGTTCAATCGTCTTTTCCcttattctttctttctttctttcttatttcttaatgtctttctttcttttttctcattttcttgatttatttttttgctttctAGATTTCATTCTTTAATTCTGTTtcattctctttctttctctattatttctttttgtcTGTTTCTTCATTTCTCTGTTTCTTTCATGCTTTCGTTCTTTttgtttgtaaatgtaaatggtaatTTCATTTGTTGGTTCAATCTTTGTCTTTCCCCTTATTCTTTTGTTCGTTCTTTTTGCTTATCTCTTTCTTTCTATAACATTTTTacgtttttttctttctttctttttctttatcattttctggatttttttttcttttatttttctctttctgtcttGCTTTCGtcctttgtttgtttgtatggtcatttggttagggttagggctttttttcttttttctctttctttctctcgcttttttcacatttatttcatttctatttttctttttcagCAGCTCTATATTTAATTGGTCGATTGTAATTTGCAAATATATAACATTTgttgttattatatattattattacagagaGGTAATTATGCCATATCTTGCCTAAGGCATGCGATCACCAGCTCAACTTCAGAATTCTGTTTACAAAGGCAAACGCGTTTTTCTCTCAGCTGAATAATTGATGCATATCGAGCGCTCTTCAAAAGCTCTATAGGTGATTCATCCATGACTGAAATATGATATAGATGGTCAGTTTTGCAGTGTTAGGACTAAGAAAGATAAGCTGGATGTTATCATCTAAAAATGCTGAATCGGCATGTCCGTCGTAAGCAGAAGAACATCAGATGTTGGTTGATTTCCCTTCTCTTGGTTTACCTCacctcttgctctctctctctctctccgtctcACACTCTCTCTTCTGTTACATCAGTGTGAAAACTTAGTGTTTCCTGTCAGAGATGATGTTGATTTTGACCTAATCTAATTAGATTCATAACCTTGTGTATGTCTAAGGGTGTGAGTTTCCTAGTTGTTTCTAGGTTCAGAAAGACAAATAATCACAAGCAACAGGTTTTCCTCCACTACCACACGTCTCTTTGGCTTGTCTGGCCTGTAGAAGCAGATGTTTCCCTGTTAACTCCACTCATTTCCttgttctgtgtgtgtgtgtgtgtgtgtgtgtgtgtgtgtgtgtgtgtgcgtgtgcgtgcgtgcgcgttTGTCATTATCATGGTGTACTGAGATGTATCAAACACAAAATATAATTCACttcaaatataataaaaaacattaaagccCATttaggcagatgggctacaacagcagaagacctcaCCGGGTACCCATCGgttccactacaaataggaaaatagGCTagaatttgcacgagctcaccaaaattgcaaagttgaagactggaaaaatgttgcctggtttgatgagtctcgatttcttttgagacattcagatggtagagtcagaatttggcgtaaacagaatgagaacatggatccatcatgccttgttaccactgtgcaagctgctggtggtggtgtaattgTGTGGGCAATGTTTTCTTGGcgcactttaggccccttagtgccaattgggcatcgtttaaataccacggcctacctgagcattgtttctgaccatgtccatccctttatggccaccatgtacccatcctctgatggctacttccagcaggataatgcaccatgtcacaaaactcgactcatttcaaattggtttcttgaacatgacaatgagttcactgtactaaaatggcccccacagtcaccagatctcaacccaatagagcatctttgggatgtggtggaatgggagtttcgtgccctgaatgtgcactatatcctatcaatatgggccaacatttctaaagaatgctttcagcaccttgttgaatcaatgccacagaGAGATTTAGGCCGttttgaaggcgaaagggggtcaaacacagtattagtatggtgttcctaataatcctttaggtgagtttaTGTAtaaactcacctaaaggattatgcCCAATGCCCATTTTTACATGTAAATTAGCTTAATTGCTATTATTTACCAATTAAGttatttaaatgtgtatagtgctttTGATTACTGCTGAAAGctgctttacaaaaaatattaattagattttttttctgaagTGGCCATTATTCACAATGCTtaaacatgtgtgtgtgtgtgtgtgtgtgagtgtgtgtgtgtgtgtgtgtgtgtgtgtgtgtgtatgtgtgtgtgtgtgtgtgtgtgtatagcaTAGCTTTCTACATGTAAATGGAACGTGTCACATAAAACATCAAAGAGTTTGAAGTCATTGTGTTCTGCCAGGATGGCAAAGAGCGGAGCAACAGACACCCAACTGAAATGAGATAATGGCTCTTTTTACTTTCTTATTATGCTTTTCTTCTTTTGGTTGTCCTCACTTTTCCTTTATCCGCTTTCATTTCCTTTCTCCTTATTTCCTGCCCTCCTTCCAGTCCTCTAATcctctttctgtgtgtttgtttctcCTGCAGGTATTTTGGGCTCTCCGTCTCAGGAGGATCTCAACTGCATCATCAACATCAAGGCGAGAAATTACCTGCTGTCTCTTCCTCTCCGATGCAAAGTGCCCTGGAATCGCCTCTTTCCTAACGCAGACCCTAAAGGTCAGAGTTCAACTCCATGCAGATTGAAGCATTCatattttaatgcttaatcATCCTTAAGGACATCTTTCAGGGTGTGATTCACTCCATCAGATTTTTGCCTCCTTAAATTGATAATATGATTTCCAGTAGTTGTTTTATTTACTAGATAGATTCAGTACTGTTTTGTTCTTGTAGCGCTGGATCTGCTGGATAAGATGTTGACCTTTAACCCTCATAAGAGGATCGAGGTGGAGGAGGCGCTGGCTCACCCGTACCTGGAGCAGTACTATGACCCCACAGACGAGGTCAGTGTCCTTCTTCATAATGAAAAACATGAATAATCTTacactttttttatataaaaaacatttattggtTTGTTCTGAGCGCTGTTGTTACTTAAACATTTATTGTgatgtatttgtaaacaatactaatgaatattataatttattgaCCAGCtgactgtacattatcccatTTATTAAAATGCAGCTTCCCATATAaatcagtaaataaaaaatattgatttaagtttttaattatgtatgAAGAGATTGTGGAGTGATACGAGACATGTAAAGTTAGCACAGCTCTGAAGAAAATCTGTCAAGCAGTCAATTAAATAGTTTTACAGTCATCATACAAAATATATGACCAATAAACCCTGCAATTGATCAATTGGAATCACATCTTCCAGGCATCCTTAAATGAGTACATACAACCATATAATGTGGGCATGACTATCGTGCTTTTGCACACCTTTAGAGTTTATGGTGATCAAAGTTTGAGAGCATTTCCTTTGACCTACTGAGGTGTATCTATTTGAATGTGATTGGTAGTTTTAACATAAGAATGGAAGATTACTGTCACATGATTTATAGCATTTACGCAACAATTGGTTACTAGTTACAAAACTACAGACTGGTTGCATAACTAAGCATAAGCGAAGCATTCATATAACAACTCTGTACTGATTGTTATAGTAAATGCATCATTCAGGAATTCAACCTGCGCAAGCATCTTTTCTACAATAAATGTGTAGATGGAAGGAAATTGTAGTAAAATGCATCATTATTTCCTTTCTACAGCCTGTTGCTGAGGCTCCATTTAAATTCGATATGGAGCTGGATGACTTGCCCAAAGAGACTTTAAAGGAGCTGATTTTTGCAGAAACTGCACGC
The sequence above is drawn from the Misgurnus anguillicaudatus chromosome 22, ASM2758022v2, whole genome shotgun sequence genome and encodes:
- the mapk1 gene encoding mitogen-activated protein kinase 1 isoform X2 codes for the protein MATAAVSAPNPGSGAELVRGQAFDVGPRYSNLSYIGEGAYGMVCSAYNRDNKVRVAIKKISPFEHQTYCQRTLREIKILLRFKHENIIGINDIIRAPTIDQMKDVYIVQDLMETDLYKLLKTQHLSNDHICYFLYQILRGLKYIHSANVLHRDLKPSNLLLNTTCDLKICDFGLARVADPDHDHTGFLTEYVATRWYRAPEIMLNSKGYTKSIDIWSVGCILAEMLSNRPIFPGKHYLDQLNHILGILGSPSQEDLNCIINIKARNYLLSLPLRCKVPWNRLFPNADPKALDLLDKMLTFNPHKRIEVEEALAHPYLEQYYDPTDEPVAEAPFKFETIAYCTGSILDLIVLMFRSPPHCVLWSYFGLHRQHHLISS
- the mapk1 gene encoding mitogen-activated protein kinase 1 isoform X1, whose translation is MATAAVSAPNPGSGAELVRGQAFDVGPRYSNLSYIGEGAYGMVCSAYNRDNKVRVAIKKISPFEHQTYCQRTLREIKILLRFKHENIIGINDIIRAPTIDQMKDVYIVQDLMETDLYKLLKTQHLSNDHICYFLYQILRGLKYIHSANVLHRDLKPSNLLLNTTCDLKICDFGLARVADPDHDHTGFLTEYVATRWYRAPEIMLNSKGYTKSIDIWSVGCILAEMLSNRPIFPGKHYLDQLNHILGILGSPSQEDLNCIINIKARNYLLSLPLRCKVPWNRLFPNADPKALDLLDKMLTFNPHKRIEVEEALAHPYLEQYYDPTDEPVAEAPFKFDMELDDLPKETLKELIFAETARFQPGYRP